The following are encoded in a window of Alistipes sp. ZOR0009 genomic DNA:
- a CDS encoding TlpA family protein disulfide reductase: MKNKLFLCTFFLFFCTLPDQAQQVRIKAKEVGRKSLSFSIAWPYNGYSYFNSMFTKRYSIDSVNTYTFNLGGGKGGVFEFSFGYEHIRLLLFPKDTITLQVKVDSLLWYKVEGTNAKGHMLWLQKTCPSYVIYPMWDRNLGKRHTPNDRYKAICKAVDSTSMQFAQLRKNGDISDQYYKSILQVYKGMVYQHFLSYHSRKDVAWTKVRPYANIFLKNVRWEDASQHPFISDLLDTYSTETFVADSARFFTDKRILPAEFQYSRFVPDKNRAREFILANTIYLYASNGYNKVGWPTAYRYFKSHYKKSALSQQLDSLIAPYLKPEAPVSKEFIDEKRNNLDELMAPMKGNAFFVDLWATWCGPCRQEMIVEKHTDFKTFLDSLHIKRLYLSIDDDKSDNLWRRAVDILKLEGIHHRVSAALYDDLQKRVYGNEPFFVPRYLFIDRNGKLLDGNLPRLVDLDKLKSKLLFYITNESVTEGR, translated from the coding sequence ATGAAAAATAAGCTGTTTTTATGCACATTTTTTTTATTCTTTTGCACGCTTCCAGATCAAGCACAGCAGGTTCGTATTAAAGCAAAAGAAGTAGGACGGAAGAGCTTGTCTTTTTCTATTGCCTGGCCTTACAATGGGTATAGCTATTTTAATAGCATGTTTACCAAAAGGTATTCTATTGATTCGGTAAACACCTATACCTTTAACTTAGGAGGTGGTAAGGGAGGTGTATTTGAATTTAGCTTTGGGTACGAGCATATTCGCTTGCTGCTATTCCCGAAAGATACAATAACGCTACAGGTTAAAGTTGACAGCCTCCTTTGGTACAAGGTAGAAGGAACAAATGCTAAGGGGCATATGCTTTGGCTTCAAAAAACTTGTCCTTCCTACGTTATTTATCCGATGTGGGATCGAAATTTAGGCAAAAGGCATACCCCCAACGATCGGTATAAGGCGATATGTAAAGCCGTGGATAGCACCAGCATGCAATTTGCGCAGCTACGAAAGAATGGAGATATAAGCGATCAGTACTATAAATCGATACTACAGGTATATAAAGGGATGGTGTATCAGCATTTTTTAAGCTACCACAGCCGAAAAGATGTTGCTTGGACAAAAGTGAGGCCTTACGCCAACATTTTTTTGAAAAATGTAAGATGGGAAGATGCCTCTCAGCATCCATTTATAAGTGATTTATTAGATACTTATTCTACAGAAACATTTGTTGCAGACTCCGCACGTTTTTTTACCGATAAAAGAATACTCCCAGCAGAGTTTCAGTATAGTCGATTTGTACCGGACAAGAATCGAGCTCGGGAATTTATACTCGCAAATACGATTTACTTATATGCAAGTAATGGATACAATAAAGTTGGTTGGCCTACGGCATACCGTTATTTTAAATCGCACTATAAAAAATCAGCTTTATCTCAGCAGCTAGACAGCCTGATAGCCCCCTACTTGAAGCCTGAGGCACCAGTTAGTAAGGAGTTTATAGATGAAAAAAGGAACAACTTGGACGAACTAATGGCGCCTATGAAGGGAAATGCTTTTTTTGTTGACCTATGGGCTACTTGGTGTGGGCCTTGTCGACAGGAAATGATTGTAGAAAAGCACACTGATTTCAAAACGTTTCTAGACTCATTGCACATTAAACGATTATACCTCTCGATTGATGACGATAAGAGCGATAACCTTTGGCGAAGGGCCGTTGATATTCTAAAGCTAGAGGGAATTCATCATCGGGTAAGCGCTGCGCTATACGATGACCTGCAGAAACGGGTATATGGTAACGAACCTTTTTTTGTTCCTCGCTATTTATTTATTGATAGGAACGGAAAGTTGCTAGATGGTAACCTTCCTCGGCTAGTTGATCTTGATAAGCTAAAGAGCAAGCTACTTTTTTATATCACGAACGAGTCGGTAACGGAAGGGAGGTAG
- a CDS encoding TlpA family protein disulfide reductase: MEPVIVVLVIMGKAFGMVHMHLQSELMKEQVTGVVKEKVPVQLSNKYYKKLYPYTALSIRLDSLLYPYLDKIKVDKTILDKEYKTLNELFSEFKGQTLFIDLWATWCMPCRSEMRMEILKPLDVELEKRNIRKLYLSVDDNERDSLWKRSIDVLKLSGYHHRVGKKLYKDIQRQVYGKEQFSVPRYLFWRKDGQLLSIDLPRPSTGKKLLDEIDRLLNY; encoded by the coding sequence GTGGAACCCGTTATTGTTGTGCTTGTAATAATGGGGAAGGCATTTGGTATGGTACATATGCATCTGCAGAGCGAGCTGATGAAAGAGCAAGTTACTGGTGTGGTGAAGGAAAAGGTTCCTGTACAGCTCAGTAATAAATATTATAAAAAACTATATCCTTATACTGCGCTAAGTATTAGATTAGATAGCTTGCTCTATCCATATCTGGATAAAATAAAAGTTGATAAAACAATTTTGGATAAAGAGTACAAAACGCTAAACGAGCTATTTTCCGAATTTAAGGGACAAACACTATTTATTGATTTGTGGGCAACGTGGTGCATGCCTTGCCGTAGCGAGATGAGAATGGAGATTCTAAAACCGCTTGATGTAGAGTTGGAGAAGCGTAATATTAGAAAATTGTATCTTTCTGTTGATGATAATGAAAGAGATAGCTTATGGAAGAGATCTATAGATGTACTTAAGCTAAGTGGATATCACCATAGGGTTGGTAAAAAACTTTACAAAGATATTCAGCGGCAGGTTTATGGAAAAGAGCAATTCAGTGTTCCCCGATACCTGTTTTGGAGAAAAGATGGACAGCTTCTTTCTATTGATCTTCCCCGTCCAAGTACAGGTAAAAAGTTGCTTGATGAAATTGATAGGCTGCTTAATTATTAA